A segment of the Brienomyrus brachyistius isolate T26 chromosome 4, BBRACH_0.4, whole genome shotgun sequence genome:
aggggtgtggccatcccacacagtgacaagcccattcattcacctcatccaggccttttactagggatttaaggtcctggttttgctctcagaccctagaacacactgccaggctcagattcccgatcccacatcctgctgtagcccttcccaagatcagacattagttttgttttccttgttcttatagtaaaattacAGTCTTTGCCTTTTatgcatcatcactgttctgctaattacacatgacctaatctaagtattacacaaaccaagcatcatTACTTAGAGATGCTGTGATGTGGATCTTTATTCAGTTGATTATTTTCcctgcaggtgctgacagtgtgtccacagTGAGCAGAGTGTCTGCATGGACAGGAGGATCTGCCACCCTCTCATGTTCCTAtgctgacagatataaaactcatgtgaaatactggtgtaaAGGTTTGAGCTGGtcttcatgtactcccatagtaagcactgactctccacaggagggtaaagtgtcaatcagagatgatcctgaccagcgagtcttcactgtgaccatcaataATCTGACAACTGGGGACTCTGATTATTACtcatgtggtgtgaagatcaatGAACGTTCAGAATCTGGAACTTGGGTTaaactgtcagtcactgatggtaagatgccTGTCACAAATATGTAGAAGTTTACATACATCTGAGCCATAAAAGGGGCTATTTTTATGCTTATTGTTAAGCTACTTGACTggttaaaattttaataaactgTTTTCCCAAAACTGTAGTGTTTAGTATGACCAACATGTAGTCAAAATAAGTTTTAATATTTCTGCAAAGTTTAGTACTGTAAGCTACATTGGGCTGGTACTGAATCTGCAttaatatgtgtataaatggtgtaagagggagtgagagttaatcagctggataattttcatactgtccctgcaggtgtgtccacagtgaacacggtgactgtacagagaggaggatctgtcaccatcccatgtttctatggtgacagatataaatctcaagtgaaatactggtgcagagggaaaGAATGgtggtcatgtactcccatagtatatactgactctccacaggagggtaaagtgtcagtcagagatgatcctgaccaacaagtcttcactgtgaccatcaacaatctgacaactACGGACTCTGGTTACTTCTGGTGTAGTGTGAGGATCAGTGGAGGTTCAGATCCTGGAGCATTACTtgacctgtcagtcactgagggtaagatgtctgtactgcagcctgcagccaatgagatgcacagtatgtaacatgtcagtcagtcagaaaggaaggacacaaagaaaaaaaatattttaacattttaaagatttatagaaTAGATTCCGAATTTTACTTTTGTTCAATAGCATGATTGAGACCATTGAAAAGTAacaacatcattttaaataagttgtctttcactctgcagcagCTAATTAACAGGgtattaccaacaagcaccagggtgaaTAAAGTAACGTAAAAATATCTTTATCATCTCCTACAGTATGAAATTATCATCTTGTTGGTCATAGTGCAATAATGTGATGAAtagaatattaatataaaagacatttaaagactgacaatctgacagctgaaacATAAAGAGGCCTGAAGTCAGAAGTAAATTTCCTGTAGGGGGTTACGCTGCCCCCAGTTCCTCCTGAAGCCCACAGTCACTTCCTCGGTCCTGTCGATGTTTAGCAGCAGACTGTGGGCCTTGcaccactccagcagctctctcCCCCCTGTCTGTACGCAgactcgtcccccccccccccccccccccccatgaggcCCGTCATGATGCTGCCGTCTGCATACTTTATAATGTGGTTAGAGGTGGTCTTGGCGGAGCAGGCGGATGTCAGCAGTGTGAATAGTAGGGGGCGGAGGCAGCGGCCTGGGGGAGTTCCTGTGCTCAGACTGACGGGAGCAGAAGT
Coding sequences within it:
- the LOC125740088 gene encoding polymeric immunoglobulin receptor-like isoform X11 translates to MSVSTDLGSVTHRRMDPLMLLFLLIAGLTGADSVSTVSRVSAWTGGSATLSCSYADRYKTHVKYWCKGLSWSSCTPIVSTDSPQEGKVSIRDDPDQRVFTVTINNLTTGDSDYYSCGVKINERSESGTWVKLSVTDGVSTVNTVTVQRGGSVTIPCFYGDRYKSQVKYWCRGKEWWSCTPIVYTDSPQEGKVSVRDDPDQQVFTVTINNLTTTDSGYFWCSVRISGGSDPGALLDLSVTEETIKLPAPGSTPTGANDEWQSLFLYVGLGSLVLLLIIIIITWKVWDKHKKKMVRSQDPGSTELTVNPDHEYAAVDRTGIIEGAPPDQASEEPGADVTYSSIVLSGPEQVSSRCSSHHPAVTPASDVVYSSVALKHRE